The sequence GAGGCACGAGGCTGTGATGCGAGGGCCGCCGCCGGGGCCGTTGCGCACCCCATCACAGCCTCGTGCCTCGGCAGCGGCTACACTGGGATCGGCTACTTATATCGACACAAAAAAGAAGCTCGCAATCAACGCCAGCCCCACAAACCACACCAGTGACCGCAGTACTGCCCAGTCCGCCAGGTAGCAAATGATGTAGAGCAAACGGCTAGTGATAAACAGCACCGCCAGCACATTGATGGTCACCAGCGACGCATTGCCGGCCACATGGGCAATGATCACCGCCGCCGCGAAGGCCGGCGTCACTTCAAAGCTATTGAGCT is a genomic window of Pseudomonas sp. ADAK18 containing:
- a CDS encoding MAPEG family protein, giving the protein MTVAFWCVLIAILLPYLCIGVAKFSGGKFGLRDNHDPRTFLATLEGFAKRAHSAQLNSFEVTPAFAAAVIIAHVAGNASLVTINVLAVLFITSRLLYIICYLADWAVLRSLVWFVGLALIASFFFVSI